Proteins encoded in a region of the Zea mays cultivar B73 chromosome 2, Zm-B73-REFERENCE-NAM-5.0, whole genome shotgun sequence genome:
- the LOC103648367 gene encoding receptor-like serine/threonine-protein kinase SD1-8, protein MTRLLCLTALTIFPIILCLTTSAAVTASDTLDSGSNITDGATLVSAGGSFTLGFFSPTGVPTKRYLGIWFTASPEAICWVANRETFLSNTSGGVLVIGSTGSLRLLDGSGRTAWSSVDSTSSSAPPVVAQAQLLESGNLVVRDQSGRDVLWQSFDHPSNTLLAGMRFGKDPRTGAEWFLTSWRASNDPTPGGYRRVLDTRGGLLDSVSWKGSVKKYRTGPWNGLWFSGIPETASYKDMYSTQLVVRPDEIAYVFNTAAGAPFCRLVLNEVGMVQQLGWDPVSRVWNVFTQAPRDVCDNYAKCGAFGLCDVKSGSTLFCSCAVGFSPVNPSQWSMRETRGGCRRNVPLECGNGTTTDGFKMVRAVKLPDTDNATVDMGATLEQCRARCLANCSCVAYAAADIRGGGGGHGCVMWTDAIVDVRYVGKGQDIYLRLAKSELVEKKRNVVIIILPLVTACLLALMGMLLVWIWRKHKLRGKRRSMDDIQHKTIVRHLDETNTLGDENLDLPFFSFGDIVSATNNFAEENMLGEGGFGKVYKGILGEDRVVAIKRLSQGSGQGIDEFRNEVVLIAKLQHRNLVRLLGCCIHGDEKLLVYEYLPNKSLDSFIFDAARKNALDWPTRFRIIKGISRGVLYLHQDSRLTIVHRDLKTSNILLDADMNPKISDFGIARIFGGNQQEANTTRVVGTYGYMSPEYAMDGAFSVMSDTYSLGVILLEIVSGLKITSTHSTSFPSLLAYAWSLWNGGRAMDLVDSSLLESCSASEAMRCIHIGLLCVQDNPNSRPLMSTVVFMLENETTLLSIPKQPLCFSQWYLEAQATGENTNSSMNSTSVSVLEGR, encoded by the exons ATGACGCGACTTTTGTGCCTTACTGCCCTGACGATCTTCCCCATTATCCTTTGCCTCACAACATCCGCCGCCGTCACCGCGTCTGACACACTGGACAGCGGCAGCAACATCACCGACGGTGCAACGCTGGTCTCGGCCGGCGGGTCCTTCACCCTTGGTTTCTTCTCCCCGACCGGGGTGCCAACCAAGAGATACCTCGGCATCTGGTTCACAGCATCGCCGGAGGCCATCTGTTGGGTGGCCAACCGTGAAACGTTCCTCAGCAACACCTCAGGAGGTGTACTGGTCATCGGCAGCACCGGGAGCCTCCGCCTTCTCGACGGCTCTGGCCGCACCGCGTGGTCTTCCGTCGACTCGACGAGTTCTTCTGCTCCGCCTGTCGTGGCGCAGGCGCAGCTGCTCGAGTCCGGCAACCTAGTGGTGCGCGACCAGAGCGGCCGCGACGTGCTTTGGCAGTCATTCGACCACCCGTCGAACACCTTGCTCGCCGGCATGAGATTCGGTAAGGACCCGCGGACTGGCGCCGAGTGGTTCCTCACGTCGTGGCGTGCGTCGAACGACCCGACGCCGGGGGGCTACCGTCGTGTGCTGGACACCAGGGGCGGCCTCCTGGACTCCGTCTCGTGGAAGGGCAGCGTCAAGAAGTACCGAACGGGGCCCTGGAACGGGCTGTGGTTCAGTGGCATCCCCGAGACGGCGTCGTACAAGGACATGTACTCCACCCAGCTCGTCGTCCGCCCCGATGAGATCGCGTACGTCTTCAACACCGCGGCCGGCGCGCCCTTCTGCCGCCTCGTGCTGAACGAGGTCGGCATGGTGCAGCAGCTGGGGTGGGACCCGGTTAGCCGGGTGTGGAACGTCTTCACGCAGGCGCCGAGGGACGTCTGCGACAACTACGCCAAGTGCGGCGCGTTCGGCCTGTGCGACGTGAAGTCGGGGTCCACGCTGTTCTGCAGCTGCGCCGTGGGGTTCAGCCCCGTGAACCCCTCGCAGTGGTCCATGAGGGAGACCCGTGGCGGGTGCCGGAGGAACGTGCCGCTGGAGTGCGGCAACGGGACGACGACGGACGGGTTCAAGATGGTGCgggcagtgaagctccccgacacGGACAACGCGACGGTGGACATGGGCGCGACGCTGGAGCAGTGCAGGGCGAGGTGCCTTGCCAACTGCTCGTGCGTGGCCTACGCCGCCGCTGACATCCGAGGAGGAGGCGGTGGCCATGGCTGCGTCATGTGGACGGACGCAATCGTGGATGTTCGTTACGTAGGCAAAGGCCAGGATATCTACCTGAGGTTGGCAAAGTCTGAATTAG TTGAGAAGAAGAGGAATGTGGTAATAATAATCTTGCCACTAGTTACGGCATGTCTGCTTGCGCTCATGGGGATGCTCCTTGTTTGGATATGGCGCAAGCACAAGCTTAGAG GCAAACGTCGAAGCATGGATGATATCCAGCACAAGACCATAGTAAGACACTTGGACGAGACAAATACCCTTGGCGACGAAAATCTCGACCTGCCGTTTTTCAGCTTTGGAGATATTGTTTCTGCAACAAATAATTTTGCTGAAGAGAATATGCTCGGGGAAGGAGGCTTTGGGAAAGTTTATAAG GGTATTCTGGGCGAAGATAGAGTGGTTGCAATCAAAAGGCTCAGCCAGGGCTCTGGACAAGGCATAGACGAATTCAGAAATGAAGTAGTTCTGATTGCGAAATTGCAGCACAGGAACCTTGTCAGGCTCCTTGGTTGCTGCATCCATGGAGATGAGAAGCTGCTCGTTTACGAATATTTACCAAACAAAAGCTTGGATTCCTTCATCTTCG ATGCTGCGAGGAAGAACGCCCTTGATTGGCCGACAAGGTTCAGGATAATCAAAGGGATATCAAGGGGAGTCCTTTACCTGCACCAGGATTCGAGACTGACAATCGTGCACCGAGATCTCAAGACAAGCAACATATTGTTGGACGCGGATATGAACCCAAAGATATCAGATTTTGGTATCGCGAGAATCTTCGGAGGGAACCAACAGGAAGCAAACACTACCCGAGTTGTTGGGACGTA TGGTTACATGTCTCCTGAATACGCAATGGATGGAGCTTTTTCAGTCATGTCTGATACATACAGCCTCGGTGTCATACTGTTGGAGATCGTAAGTGGTCTGAAGATCACTTCCACCCACTCCACGAGCTTCCCTAGCCTATTAGCCTAT GCATGGAGCCTATGGAATGGTGGCAGAGCAATGGATTTGGTGGACTCATCCCTGCTTGAAAGTTGTTCGGCAAGTGAAGCTATGAGGTGCATACACATAGGACTCTTGTGTGTGCAAGACAATCCAAACAGTAGGCCACTCATGTCAACCGTTGTGTTCATGCTGGAGAACGAAACCACGTTGCTTTCGATCCCAAAGCAGCCCCTGTGCTTCTCGCAGTGGTATTTAGAAGCCCAAGCGACAGGAGAAAACACAAACAGCTCCATGAATAGCACGAGCGTCTCAGTGCTGGAGGGACGGTAA